DNA from Streptomyces sp. NBC_01260:
GCCGGCGTGCTCGCACAGGCGCAGGGACGCAATGTGGGTTTCGCCCTGAAGCTCCATCAGCGGGACTGGGCCCTGGCGCGGGGCGCCGCCGAGATCTCGTGGACCTACGACCCGCTGATCCGGCGGAACGCCTACTTCAACCTGGCCAAGCTCGGCGCCGAACCGAGCGAGTACCTGCCGGACTTCTACGGTCCGATGGACGACGACGTCAACCGGAGCGACCCCACGGACCGGCTCTTCGTCCGATGGCGCCTGACCTCCCCGGAAGTCGAGGCCGCCTGCGCGGGCACGCCCCGGGACGCGGCGCCCGCCGCGGCCGCCGCGGCGCCGCTGCTCGACATCGGTCCGCAGGGGCGTCCGTGCGCACGGCAGACCTCGTCGCAGCTCGTCAAGGTCGCCGTCCCCGACGACATCGAGACCCTCCGCGGACAGGACCCCGCCCTGGCCGCCGAGTGGCGGACAGCGCTCAGGGAGGTCCTCGGCGGGCTGCTGGGGGACGGCGGAAGGATCACCGGTTTCGGCCGGGTCGGCTGGTACATCGTGGAGAGAGCAGCATGAAGATCACCGGAGTCGAGCTCCGCACCGTGGCGATGCCGCTCGTCGCGCCGTTCCGTACGAGTTTTGGGACCGAAACGGTCCGTGAGGCCGTCCTGCTGCGGGCGGTGACCGACGAAGCGGAAGGCTGGGGCGAGTGCTGCGCGGGTACCGCACCCCTGTACTCCTGCGAGTACACGCAGGGCGCGGCGGACGTCCTGACCCGCTATCTGATCCCGGCAGTCAAGGGCGTCGGCGGCGCACACCAGGTGGGGCCCGCCCTGGCCGCGTTCAAGGGCCACCGTACGGCCAAGGCAGCCCTGGAAATGGCAGTCCTGGACGCCGAACTCAGGGCACGCGAACAGCCGTTGAGCCAGGCCTTCGGCGCCATCCGTACCCATGTCCCCTGCGGCGTCTCGGTGGGCATCACCGACACGGTCCCCGAGCTCCTGGACCTCGTGGCGGAATACCTCGCAGCGGGCTACCAGCGAATCAAGCTGAAGATCGAACCGGGCTGGGACATCGAGCCGGTCGCGGCGGTGCGCGAGCGCTTCGGCGACATCCCGCTCCAGGTCGACGCGAACGCCGCGTACCGGCTCGACCAGGCCCGGCACCTGGCCCGGCTCGACCCCTTCGACCTGACCCTGCTGGAGCAGCCGCTGGCCGAGGACGACCTCCTGGGCCACGCGGAGCTGGCGAAACGCCTCACGACGCCCATCTGCCTGGACGAGTCGATCGTCGACGCGCGCGCCGCCGCCGCCGCGATCAAGCTGAAGGCGTGCGGAATCGTGAACATCAAACCCGGCCGCGTCGGCGGCTACCTGGAGGCCAAGCGCATCCACGACGTCTGTGTCGCCAACGACGTCCCGGTCTGGTGCGGCGGCATGCTGGAGACCGGCCTGGGCCGGGCGGCGAATGTCGCGCTGGCGGCGCTGCCCGGGTTCCAGCTGCCCGGCGACACCTCCGCCTCCGACCGGTACTACACCACCGACATCACCGAGCCGTTCAGGCTGGCGGAGGGGCGGCTGCGGGTTCCGACAGGACCTGGCCTGGGTGTGACCCCGATCCCCGAGCTCTTGCAGGCGGTGACGGTCAGCACCCGGTGGATACCCGTATGACCGGACCCGACGCCGGGCGTGATTCCATCAGGCACGACGACAGGCCACGTCCCGGGGCCTCGCGAGCTTCGGACGGGGTATCCCTGTGACCAGCCTGGCCCGCGTTCTGGAGGAGCTCGGTTCGACCCTCCTCCACCCGGTCTGCGGAGATCTGCCGCGGAAGGGGAAGGAGATCGGCGGCGTCGTCATCCACGACCCGCTGGACGAGCCCGAGCTGCCGGACAACGCCCTGGTCCTGGGCGTGGGCCTGCGCGACGACCTGCCGGAGGTCGTCGCGCGACTCGGTGGGCGCGGAGCCGTCGGCCTCGTCGTCCGCGGGCCGGTCGAGCCCGATGAGCGGCTGATCGAGGCGTCCAGGGAGTACGGCGTCG
Protein-coding regions in this window:
- a CDS encoding GNAT family N-acetyltransferase, coding for MISVIEDIRLLESVSDLEAVRRLYERIWRTGANNPPVTADFLRALAKAGGYVSGAYEGDELVGACFGFFAPPAREALHSHIAGVLAQAQGRNVGFALKLHQRDWALARGAAEISWTYDPLIRRNAYFNLAKLGAEPSEYLPDFYGPMDDDVNRSDPTDRLFVRWRLTSPEVEAACAGTPRDAAPAAAAAAPLLDIGPQGRPCARQTSSQLVKVAVPDDIETLRGQDPALAAEWRTALREVLGGLLGDGGRITGFGRVGWYIVERAA
- the menC gene encoding o-succinylbenzoate synthase, whose translation is MKITGVELRTVAMPLVAPFRTSFGTETVREAVLLRAVTDEAEGWGECCAGTAPLYSCEYTQGAADVLTRYLIPAVKGVGGAHQVGPALAAFKGHRTAKAALEMAVLDAELRAREQPLSQAFGAIRTHVPCGVSVGITDTVPELLDLVAEYLAAGYQRIKLKIEPGWDIEPVAAVRERFGDIPLQVDANAAYRLDQARHLARLDPFDLTLLEQPLAEDDLLGHAELAKRLTTPICLDESIVDARAAAAAIKLKACGIVNIKPGRVGGYLEAKRIHDVCVANDVPVWCGGMLETGLGRAANVALAALPGFQLPGDTSASDRYYTTDITEPFRLAEGRLRVPTGPGLGVTPIPELLQAVTVSTRWIPV